The following are encoded together in the Bradyrhizobium genosp. L genome:
- a CDS encoding SAM-dependent methyltransferase, which yields MDRLLRFFLRRFIRRGSITFTTANGARFTCGDGTGVPAAARFTTSGAEARILLDPELYLGEAYMDGTFVVEQGSIADVLAVLMGQAAMLPNFARLQAWLRFLGRHAQQLNVRGRSRNNVARHYDLDGRLYSLFLDADKQYSCAYFETPDATLDDAQLAKKRHLAAKLLIEPGQRVLDIGSGWGGLGLYLAEMTGADVTGVTLSTEQLQISNARAAERNLSQSARFLMQDYRDIPGPFDRIVSVGMFEHVGVDFYETFFKRCAELLSDDGIMMLHSIGRSTGPDVTSPWIRKYIFPGGYIPALSEVMPAIEKAGLLICDMEILRLHYAETLKAWRDRFMARREEAVRLYDECFARMWEFYLAASEMSFRMQNMMNFQLQLTKRQGVVPITRDYIGRDEARLRLQEAAAAKPRLQLAGE from the coding sequence ATGGACCGATTGTTGCGATTTTTCCTCAGGCGTTTCATTCGTCGCGGCTCGATCACGTTCACGACCGCGAACGGCGCCCGATTCACGTGCGGTGATGGCACCGGCGTACCAGCTGCCGCACGATTTACGACCAGTGGTGCCGAAGCCCGAATTCTGCTCGATCCAGAGCTGTATCTCGGCGAAGCCTATATGGATGGCACGTTCGTGGTGGAACAAGGCAGCATCGCCGATGTGCTGGCGGTCCTGATGGGCCAGGCGGCCATGCTGCCGAACTTTGCCAGACTGCAGGCGTGGCTGCGGTTTCTCGGGCGCCACGCCCAGCAGCTCAATGTGCGCGGCCGCTCCAGGAACAATGTTGCCCGCCACTACGATCTCGACGGCCGCCTCTACTCGCTGTTTCTCGACGCCGACAAGCAATACAGCTGCGCCTATTTCGAGACTCCGGATGCGACGCTGGACGACGCCCAGCTCGCCAAGAAGCGCCACCTCGCGGCCAAGCTCCTGATCGAGCCCGGACAGCGCGTACTCGACATCGGCTCCGGCTGGGGCGGGCTCGGGCTCTATCTGGCCGAGATGACCGGCGCCGACGTCACCGGTGTCACGCTCTCGACCGAGCAATTGCAGATTTCCAATGCCCGCGCCGCCGAGCGCAACCTGTCGCAGTCGGCCCGGTTCCTGATGCAGGATTACCGCGACATTCCCGGCCCGTTCGACCGCATCGTCTCGGTCGGCATGTTCGAGCATGTCGGGGTCGACTTCTACGAGACTTTCTTCAAGCGCTGCGCCGAGCTCTTGAGCGACGACGGCATCATGATGCTGCACTCGATCGGCCGTTCGACCGGCCCCGACGTCACGAGCCCCTGGATCCGCAAATACATCTTCCCGGGCGGCTACATTCCGGCGCTGTCCGAGGTGATGCCCGCCATCGAGAAGGCAGGCCTCCTGATCTGCGACATGGAGATCCTGCGGTTGCACTATGCCGAGACGCTCAAGGCATGGCGCGACCGCTTCATGGCGCGTCGCGAAGAGGCCGTCCGGCTCTATGACGAGTGCTTTGCCCGGATGTGGGAGTTCTATCTGGCAGCTTCGGAAATGTCGTTCCGCATGCAGAACATGATGAACTTCCAGCTGCAGCTCACCAAGCGCCAGGGCGTCGTGCCGATCACCCGCGACTATATCGGCCGCGACGAGGCCCGGCTGCGCCTCCAGGAGGCAGCCGCCGCTAAACCCCGGCTGCAGCTCGCCGGCGAATAG
- a CDS encoding TetR/AcrR family transcriptional regulator has protein sequence MSTAREDLLTAGLAVFDQDGFEGATVAAIRTRARASNGSFFHFFASKKELAGTLFLDILQNYHAAIVTSVDTTCGASEGVARLIRAHLDWVVTSRREARFLFEISRSEWGEEVRGEQRAENSRLAAGIERWRAPLVARGELLPMSAVLFFSQIIGPAQIFCRAYLSGRDRSDPREHVETLIACATRAVVASGAQATGAT, from the coding sequence GTGAGCACGGCGCGCGAGGATCTGCTGACAGCTGGGTTGGCGGTGTTCGACCAGGATGGCTTCGAGGGCGCCACGGTGGCCGCGATCAGGACGCGGGCGCGCGCCTCCAACGGCAGCTTCTTCCACTTCTTCGCCTCGAAGAAAGAGCTCGCCGGCACCCTGTTCCTGGACATCCTGCAGAACTACCACGCCGCGATCGTCACGTCGGTCGACACGACATGCGGCGCGAGCGAGGGCGTGGCGCGGCTGATCCGCGCCCATCTCGACTGGGTCGTGACCTCCAGGCGCGAGGCGCGCTTCCTGTTCGAGATTTCGCGCAGCGAATGGGGCGAGGAGGTGCGCGGCGAACAGCGCGCCGAGAATTCACGGCTCGCGGCGGGCATCGAGCGCTGGCGCGCGCCGCTGGTCGCGCGCGGCGAATTGCTGCCGATGAGCGCGGTGTTGTTCTTCAGCCAGATCATCGGGCCGGCGCAGATCTTCTGCCGCGCCTATCTGTCGGGCCGCGACCGCAGCGACCCGCGCGAGCATGTCGAGACGCTGATCGCCTGCGCGACCCGCGCGGTGGTGGCATCAGGCGCGCAGGCAACAGGAGCAACGTGA
- a CDS encoding PaaI family thioesterase, giving the protein MIETDPGFAPIETRIRDNVGRQGFMNLVGAQLSELSRGACTLAVDRRPELLQQHGLFHGGVTAFLVDNATTIAAATSRGQPALTAEYKLNLLSPASGDRLICRARVIKPGRQVAVVAADVFCLIDGKEKHTATALASIAMLDDAMAARIQSPA; this is encoded by the coding sequence ATGATCGAAACCGATCCGGGCTTTGCGCCGATCGAGACGCGGATCCGCGATAATGTCGGCCGCCAGGGTTTCATGAATCTCGTCGGCGCGCAGCTGTCGGAATTGTCGCGCGGCGCCTGCACCCTCGCGGTCGATCGGCGGCCCGAGCTGTTGCAGCAGCACGGCCTGTTTCATGGCGGGGTGACCGCATTCCTGGTCGACAACGCCACCACGATCGCGGCGGCGACCTCGCGCGGTCAGCCGGCACTGACGGCGGAGTACAAGCTGAACCTGCTGTCGCCCGCCTCTGGCGATCGCCTGATCTGCCGGGCGCGGGTGATCAAGCCGGGACGCCAGGTCGCGGTGGTTGCGGCCGACGTGTTCTGTCTGATCGACGGCAAGGAGAAGCACACGGCGACGGCGCTCGCCTCGATCGCGATGCTCGACGACGCGATGGCGGCACGAATCCAAAGCCCGGCCTGA
- the rplI gene encoding 50S ribosomal protein L9 gives MEVILLERVAKLGQMGEVVRVRDGFARNFLLKRGKALRATEANRTKYDGMKAELEANNIKAKGEAAKVAEKIDGRDIIIIRQASESGQLFGSVSVRDIVDALAADGIIVSRPQVWLDSPIKTIGQQKVTIAVHPEVETSVTVTVARSAEEAERIKRGEDISTRQEDQDAAAEALAAAGEFFDPEAQHGDEAEPAPAAEEQ, from the coding sequence ATGGAAGTCATTCTGCTGGAGCGTGTCGCCAAGCTTGGCCAGATGGGCGAAGTCGTGCGCGTTCGTGACGGGTTCGCCCGCAATTTCCTGCTCAAGCGCGGCAAGGCGCTGCGCGCCACCGAGGCGAACCGCACCAAGTATGACGGCATGAAGGCCGAGCTCGAGGCCAACAACATCAAGGCCAAGGGCGAAGCCGCCAAGGTCGCCGAGAAGATCGACGGTCGCGACATCATCATCATCCGCCAGGCCTCCGAATCCGGCCAGCTGTTCGGCTCGGTCTCGGTGCGCGACATCGTCGACGCACTGGCCGCCGACGGCATTATCGTCTCGCGGCCGCAGGTCTGGCTGGATTCGCCGATCAAGACGATCGGCCAGCAGAAGGTCACGATCGCGGTGCATCCGGAGGTCGAGACCAGCGTCACCGTGACGGTCGCCCGCTCCGCCGAGGAAGCCGAGCGCATCAAGCGCGGCGAGGATATCTCGACCCGCCAGGAGGACCAGGACGCCGCCGCCGAGGCGCTGGCCGCCGCCGGCGAGTTCTTCGATCCGGAAGCCCAGCACGGCGACGAGGCCGAGCCGGCACCGGCTGCAGAAGAGCAGTAA
- a CDS encoding DUF2232 domain-containing protein: protein MIAILIVALAAGAASALMFASIISGAMISLLLFYLAPLPLMVTALGWGPLSAAIGGVAAAATLGVIFGLPYSIAFAVMVALPGWWLGHLALLGRPVAAKATPDAAGAAPPELEWYPVGRILLWVAAFAVITTTGALLTLGTDAETITSTLRRGLLKVFSTANDADLSTEIERFVDLIVVMAPLAATTLAMVTLTLNLWLAGKVTQTSGRLNRPWPELRSTTLPPMTLVALLVALGLSFVGGLVALLAQIVAAALVITYAIVGFAVLHTLTSSLTNRGFWLVGSYTIVVFFGWPIVAMVALGIADAVFGLRQRYWRHRPPPLPAS, encoded by the coding sequence ATGATCGCGATTCTCATTGTTGCACTTGCGGCTGGTGCTGCGTCGGCGCTGATGTTCGCCTCGATCATTTCGGGCGCGATGATCTCGCTGCTGCTGTTCTATCTGGCGCCGCTCCCGCTGATGGTGACGGCGCTCGGCTGGGGGCCGCTGTCCGCCGCCATCGGCGGCGTCGCCGCGGCCGCGACGCTCGGCGTGATTTTCGGACTGCCCTATTCGATCGCCTTCGCCGTGATGGTCGCCCTGCCCGGCTGGTGGCTCGGCCATCTCGCTCTGCTTGGACGGCCGGTCGCCGCCAAGGCGACGCCTGACGCAGCCGGCGCGGCGCCGCCCGAGCTCGAATGGTATCCGGTCGGCCGCATCCTGCTCTGGGTCGCAGCCTTCGCCGTCATCACCACGACCGGCGCGCTGCTGACGCTCGGCACGGACGCCGAAACCATCACCTCCACGCTGCGGCGCGGCCTGCTCAAGGTCTTCAGCACCGCGAACGACGCGGACCTCAGCACGGAGATCGAGCGGTTCGTCGACCTGATCGTCGTGATGGCGCCGCTCGCCGCCACGACGCTTGCGATGGTCACGCTGACGCTGAATCTCTGGCTTGCCGGCAAGGTCACGCAAACCTCGGGGCGGCTGAATCGGCCGTGGCCGGAATTGCGTTCGACCACGCTGCCGCCGATGACGCTGGTCGCCCTGCTGGTGGCGCTTGGCCTCAGCTTTGTCGGCGGCCTCGTCGCCTTGCTGGCGCAAATCGTCGCGGCCGCGCTCGTCATCACCTATGCGATCGTCGGCTTTGCCGTGCTGCACACGCTGACATCCTCGCTCACCAATCGCGGGTTCTGGCTGGTCGGCAGCTACACCATCGTTGTGTTCTTCGGCTGGCCGATCGTCGCGATGGTGGCGCTCGGCATCGCCGACGCCGTGTTCGGATTGCGGCAGCGCTATTGGCGCCACCGGCCGCCACCGCTGCCGGCGTCCTGA
- the rpsR gene encoding 30S ribosomal protein S18, with product MADAGARRPFFRRRKSCPFTGANAPKIDYKDSKLLMRYVSERGKIVPSRITAVSAKKQRELARAIKRSRFLGLLPYVIR from the coding sequence ATGGCTGACGCTGGTGCCCGCCGTCCGTTTTTCCGTCGCCGCAAGTCCTGCCCGTTCACGGGCGCAAATGCGCCGAAGATCGACTACAAGGATTCCAAGCTGTTGATGCGCTACGTCTCGGAGCGCGGCAAGATCGTGCCGAGCCGCATCACGGCGGTGTCCGCCAAGAAGCAGCGTGAGCTCGCCCGCGCCATCAAGCGCTCGCGTTTCCTCGGCCTCTTGCCCTACGTGATCCGCTAA
- the rpsF gene encoding 30S ribosomal protein S6, translated as MPLYEHVFLARQDASTQQVDELTAQMTGIVEQGGGKVTKTESWGVRSLTYRMNKNRKAHFVLMNIDAPSAVVTEIERQERISEDVIRYLTVRVEEHEEGPSAMMRKADRDRERDDRGGGFRGDREGGGFRGDRDRDGGGFRGDRGPRRPREEEAATEE; from the coding sequence ATGCCTCTTTACGAGCATGTTTTTCTCGCGCGTCAGGACGCGAGCACCCAACAGGTGGATGAACTGACGGCCCAGATGACGGGCATCGTCGAACAGGGCGGCGGCAAGGTCACCAAGACCGAGAGCTGGGGCGTGCGCTCCCTCACCTACCGCATGAACAAGAACCGCAAGGCGCATTTCGTGCTGATGAACATCGACGCACCGTCGGCTGTCGTCACCGAGATCGAGCGCCAGGAGCGGATCAGCGAAGACGTCATCCGCTACCTCACCGTGCGCGTCGAAGAGCACGAGGAAGGCCCGTCGGCGATGATGCGCAAGGCCGACCGCGACCGCGAGCGTGATGACCGCGGCGGTGGTTTCCGTGGCGACCGTGAAGGTGGCGGCTTCCGTGGTGATCGTGATCGCGATGGCGGCGGTTTCCGCGGCGATCGTGGCCCACGCCGTCCGCGCGAAGAAGAAGCAGCGACCGAGGAGTAA
- a CDS encoding TetR/AcrR family transcriptional regulator C-terminal domain-containing protein: MSSETAAGVAGSDPKHTARATRSAGRKMRSQLLDAASRLFKERGLSGTSISDIAAAADAFPSQITYYFRTKEALFVEAACRNMLYLARATEQAALAAHTPRAYTLALVETVTATDTVAFFAEALTLTRRRQDLAPLVERTIERLHAEGARAYAGQVERHGWRTLRAPEESSRRFWAVAIGVIVEGFAMGRAAEEMCTELLRALGEQATAKAAQATATSTSDGARLRLVDRETSSTSDGETGS, from the coding sequence ATGAGTTCGGAGACAGCTGCTGGCGTAGCCGGATCAGATCCGAAACATACGGCCCGCGCGACGCGGTCGGCGGGGCGCAAGATGCGCTCGCAGCTGCTCGACGCCGCCAGCCGCCTGTTCAAGGAGCGCGGGCTGTCCGGCACCTCGATCTCCGACATCGCCGCGGCCGCGGACGCCTTCCCGAGCCAGATCACCTATTACTTCCGCACCAAGGAAGCGCTGTTCGTCGAGGCCGCCTGCCGCAACATGCTGTATCTGGCGCGCGCCACCGAACAGGCGGCGCTGGCGGCCCACACCCCGCGTGCCTACACGCTTGCGCTGGTCGAGACCGTGACCGCCACCGACACGGTCGCCTTCTTCGCCGAGGCGTTGACGCTGACGCGGCGCCGGCAGGATCTTGCGCCGCTGGTCGAACGCACCATCGAGCGACTGCATGCCGAAGGGGCGCGCGCCTATGCGGGGCAGGTCGAGCGCCACGGCTGGCGCACGCTGCGCGCGCCGGAGGAGAGCTCGCGGCGTTTCTGGGCGGTCGCGATCGGCGTGATCGTCGAAGGCTTTGCCATGGGCCGCGCGGCCGAGGAGATGTGCACCGAGCTGCTGCGCGCGCTCGGCGAGCAGGCGACCGCAAAAGCGGCGCAGGCGACCGCAACATCGACCAGTGACGGGGCGCGGCTGCGTCTTGTCGATCGCGAAACTTCATCCACATCCGACGGGGAGACAGGCTCATGA
- a CDS encoding fatty acid desaturase family protein, with protein MTALRMRARDFLTEDELVAVRERATWKGAALIAHAWTLILGAIALVAWWPNPLTYLLAVAIIGSRQLGLSILMHDGAHGCLSADEKTNLFLSQWFCAYPTFAETRGYRRYHLQHHARTQQEDDPDLVLSAPFPITRLSYRRKFFRDITGQTGYQQRKAQLFNALEQKEWPLSRRAAHFWNKLGPQCVTNAVLFAGLAAAGVWWAYPLLWLVPLLTWMMVITRIRNIAEHAVVPDSSDPLRNTRTTRANVLERLFIAPYYVNYHLEHHLLFYVPCYNLPRVHRILSESRFADRMEVQPGYGAVLRLATAKPDQEDRPGQLVNSPRRARAGGRVNADQNAGGF; from the coding sequence ATGACCGCGCTTCGCATGCGTGCCCGCGATTTCCTGACTGAAGACGAACTGGTCGCGGTCCGCGAGCGCGCGACCTGGAAGGGCGCGGCTCTGATCGCCCACGCCTGGACGCTGATCCTCGGCGCGATCGCGCTGGTCGCATGGTGGCCCAATCCGCTGACCTATCTGCTGGCCGTGGCGATCATCGGCTCGCGCCAGCTCGGGCTCTCGATCCTGATGCATGACGGCGCGCATGGTTGCCTCTCGGCGGACGAGAAGACGAATCTGTTTCTGAGCCAGTGGTTCTGCGCCTATCCGACCTTCGCCGAGACCCGCGGCTATCGCCGCTATCACCTGCAGCATCATGCGCGGACGCAGCAGGAGGACGATCCCGACCTCGTGCTGTCGGCGCCGTTTCCGATCACGCGGCTGAGCTACCGCCGCAAATTCTTCCGCGATATCACCGGGCAGACCGGCTACCAGCAGCGCAAGGCGCAACTCTTCAACGCGCTGGAGCAGAAGGAATGGCCGCTGTCACGGCGCGCCGCGCATTTCTGGAATAAGCTCGGGCCGCAATGCGTGACCAATGCGGTGCTGTTCGCGGGCCTCGCCGCGGCCGGCGTGTGGTGGGCCTATCCGCTGCTATGGCTGGTGCCGCTGTTGACCTGGATGATGGTGATCACGCGGATCCGCAACATCGCCGAACATGCCGTCGTGCCCGACTCGTCCGATCCCCTGCGCAACACCCGCACCACGCGCGCCAACGTCCTCGAGCGTCTCTTCATCGCGCCCTATTACGTGAATTACCATCTCGAGCATCACCTGCTGTTCTACGTGCCCTGTTACAACCTGCCGCGCGTCCATCGCATCCTGAGCGAGAGCCGTTTCGCCGACCGGATGGAGGTGCAGCCGGGCTACGGCGCGGTGCTGCGGCTTGCGACCGCCAAGCCGGACCAGGAGGATCGCCCCGGGCAGCTCGTCAACAGCCCGCGGCGGGCGAGGGCCGGCGGGCGTGTCAACGCCGACCAGAACGCAGGCGGGTTCTAG
- the fabD gene encoding ACP S-malonyltransferase: MTAAFTFPGQGSQAVGMGKALAEAFPAAKAVFDEVDAALGEKLTAIIWDGPGETLQLTENAQPALMAVSIATMRVLESEAGFSVGRDAAFVAGHSLGEYSALAAAGSLTVSDAARLLRIRGRAMQKAVPVGVGAMAALLGLDYDAAVAVASEAAQGEVCQAANDNGGGQVVVSGDKAAVDRAVEIAKTKGAKRAMLLPVSAPFHCKLMQPAADAMAEALAGVAIKAPAAPLVANVLASAISDPDEIRRRLVEQVTGTVRWRESVAYMAGQGVTRFFEIGAGKVLSGLVKRIADGAVGVSVGGPNDIAAARDALAASA; the protein is encoded by the coding sequence ATGACGGCAGCATTCACGTTTCCCGGGCAGGGCTCGCAGGCGGTCGGGATGGGCAAGGCGCTGGCCGAGGCCTTCCCGGCGGCCAAAGCGGTGTTCGACGAGGTCGACGCCGCGCTCGGCGAGAAGCTGACCGCGATCATCTGGGATGGTCCGGGGGAGACATTGCAGCTCACCGAAAATGCCCAGCCGGCGCTGATGGCGGTGTCGATCGCGACCATGCGGGTGCTGGAGAGCGAGGCCGGTTTCTCGGTCGGCCGCGACGCCGCCTTCGTCGCCGGTCACTCGCTCGGCGAGTATTCGGCGCTGGCCGCGGCCGGCAGCCTGACCGTCAGCGATGCCGCGCGGCTGCTCAGGATCCGCGGCCGGGCGATGCAGAAGGCGGTGCCGGTCGGCGTCGGTGCGATGGCCGCGCTGCTCGGGCTCGATTACGACGCGGCGGTGGCGGTCGCCAGCGAAGCGGCGCAGGGCGAGGTCTGCCAGGCCGCCAACGACAATGGCGGCGGGCAGGTGGTCGTATCCGGCGACAAGGCCGCCGTTGATCGCGCCGTGGAGATCGCCAAGACCAAAGGGGCAAAACGCGCGATGCTGCTGCCGGTGTCGGCGCCCTTCCACTGCAAGCTGATGCAGCCGGCGGCCGATGCGATGGCCGAGGCGCTGGCCGGTGTCGCCATCAAGGCGCCCGCGGCGCCGCTGGTCGCCAACGTGCTGGCCTCGGCGATATCAGATCCCGACGAGATCCGCCGCCGCCTGGTCGAGCAGGTCACCGGCACGGTGCGCTGGCGCGAGTCGGTTGCCTATATGGCAGGGCAGGGCGTGACGCGGTTCTTCGAGATCGGCGCCGGCAAGGTCCTGAGCGGCCTCGTCAAGCGCATTGCCGACGGCGCGGTCGGCGTGTCGGTCGGCGGTCCGAACGATATCGCTGCGGCCAGGGACGCATTGGCGGCTTCTGCATAA
- the fabG gene encoding 3-oxoacyl-[acyl-carrier-protein] reductase — translation MFDLTGRTALVTGATGGIGGAIAQALHAQGATVAISGTRREVLDGFAAKLGERVHVLPCNLSSKDDVEALVPAAEAAMGQVDILVANAGITRDNLFVQLRDEDWDDVIAVNLTATFRLTRAATKLMMRKRFGRIIAITSIVGVTGNPGQGNYTASKAGIIGLIKTLGAEYAKRGVTANCIAPGFIKTPMTDALNDKQRETILSKVPAARLGTPEDIAAAAVYLASNEGGYVTGQTIHVNGGMAMI, via the coding sequence ATGTTTGATCTGACAGGCAGGACGGCGCTCGTCACCGGCGCGACCGGGGGCATCGGCGGCGCGATCGCGCAGGCGCTGCACGCGCAGGGCGCGACCGTTGCGATTTCGGGCACGCGGCGCGAGGTGCTGGACGGCTTTGCCGCCAAGCTTGGCGAGCGCGTGCATGTGCTGCCGTGCAACCTGTCCAGCAAGGACGATGTCGAGGCGCTGGTGCCGGCGGCGGAAGCCGCGATGGGGCAGGTCGACATCCTCGTCGCCAATGCCGGCATCACCCGTGACAATCTGTTCGTGCAACTGCGCGACGAGGACTGGGACGACGTCATCGCGGTCAACCTGACCGCGACCTTCCGCCTGACCCGCGCCGCCACCAAGCTGATGATGCGCAAGCGCTTCGGCCGCATCATTGCGATCACCTCGATCGTCGGCGTCACCGGCAATCCCGGCCAGGGCAATTACACTGCATCGAAGGCCGGCATCATCGGCCTGATCAAGACGCTGGGCGCCGAATACGCCAAGCGCGGCGTCACCGCCAACTGCATCGCGCCGGGCTTCATCAAGACCCCGATGACGGATGCGCTCAACGACAAGCAGCGTGAAACCATCCTGTCCAAGGTTCCTGCGGCGCGGCTCGGAACGCCCGAGGATATCGCCGCCGCAGCGGTCTATCTGGCCTCCAATGAAGGCGGCTACGTCACCGGACAGACGATTCACGTCAACGGCGGAATGGCTATGATTTGA
- a CDS encoding acyl carrier protein, whose translation MSEIGERVKKIVVEHLGVEPDKVIDSASFIDDLGADSLDTVELVMAFEEEFGCEIPDDAAETILTVGDATKFLEKNAKS comes from the coding sequence ATGAGTGAGATTGGCGAGCGGGTTAAGAAGATTGTGGTCGAACACCTCGGTGTCGAGCCCGACAAGGTGATCGATAGCGCGAGCTTCATCGATGACCTCGGCGCCGACAGTCTCGACACGGTCGAGCTCGTGATGGCTTTTGAAGAAGAGTTCGGTTGCGAGATTCCCGACGACGCGGCGGAGACCATCCTGACCGTCGGCGACGCCACCAAGTTTCTCGAGAAGAACGCGAAGAGCTGA